Sequence from the Erythrobacter insulae genome:
TAAGGCCCAGCACCCCAACGCGGGCATTGCAAAGCGACACGTTTTGCTTGGTCAGCAGCTTAACCGTTTTCTGAGCGACCGCCTCTCCCATCGAATCGTTGATCCGGCGTCCGGCCAGAATCACTTCGGGACGGTAATCAAGACGCTCCGCAGCGGCGGTGAGATAATACGGGTCAACGCCAATACAGTGTCCACCCACAAGCCCCGGCGTAAAGGGCAGGAAATTCCATTTTGTACCCGCTGCCGCCAAGACGTCACTAGTCCGGATATCCATACGATCAAAGATCAGGGCGATCTCGTTCATCAGTGCGATATTGAGATCGCGCTGCGTGTTTTCGATGACCTTGGCGGCCTCGGCCACTTTGATGCTGGGCGCTTCGTGCAGGCCAACATCGACAATCGCGCCGTAAAATGCCCGCATGCGGGCGAGCGCATCGTCATTCTCGGCCGCGATGATTTTGGTAATCGTCTCAAGCCGGTGGACCGTATCGCCCGGATTGATCCGTTCCGGGCTGTAACCGAGCGCGAAATCTTCGCCTTGGGTCAAACCGGAATGCTGCGCGAGCAGAGGCCCGCAGTAATCTTCGGTTGCGCCGGGAAAGACAGTCGATTCAAACACCACCAGACCGCCTTTTTGAAGCCGCGGCCCGATTGTTTCGCAGGCTTTGCGAAGCGGGGTCAGATCTGGCCGCCGGTCCTCTGTAATCGGGGTTGGCACTGTCACGATAAAGGCGGTTGCTCCGCGCAAGGCGTCCGGATCATCGGTGACGTCAAGGCCGCTCGCCGCCAACCGCGCATCATCAATCTCACGGGTGAAATCAGAACCCGCGCGCAGCGTATCAATGCGGTGCTTGGAGATATCAAAGCCCACAACATCGGTGCCGCTCGGGCTTAGCCGTTCAGCCAGCGCGACCGCCACCGGCAGGCCGACATAGCCAAGCCCGATGACGACGATGCGCTCGCGTTGCTGCAATTCAGGCGCGTCATGCGCGCTTACGGAGGGTTGGAAAGGTGCGTTCATGCCCTCTGCATTGCACCAATATGGTCAACATATTGCTAACCAAGATGCACTTTCGCGCATCAAAGAGCCGCAACCCGCAAGAATTTACAAGATTCGGCGAGGGGCCGCATCACACACCGCGCAATTCACCCCCAATTCACCCCCAATTCACTAGCGCATGACTATCGGTTAAGGCATATCAGAGCATGCTCGAACGGGCGGTGCTGCCCCAATGTGAGGAATAAAGTGATGACCAGACTGTTCAGATCTGCCGCCACGGCTGTTGGCCTTGTTAGCGCCGCAGCCTTTGCCTTCGCCCCTGCCGCTGCGCAGGATAAGGCGGGCGACAAAGTGAACATGGTCATCGCCTATGACGAAAGCGAATGCCCTCAGGCAGGGGAAAACGAAATCGTTGTGTGTGAAATTCTGGTCGAGGCAGAGCGGTATCGTATTCCCTCCAACCTTCGCCAGAGCGATTCGCCGCAGAATATCGGCCGCACGGGCGAGGTTGAAACCATCCGCTACATCACCGAATCCGGCGCGCTAAGCTGTAATCCGGCGGGATCTGGCGGCTTTACCGGC
This genomic interval carries:
- a CDS encoding nucleotide sugar dehydrogenase, encoding MNAPFQPSVSAHDAPELQQRERIVVIGLGYVGLPVAVALAERLSPSGTDVVGFDISKHRIDTLRAGSDFTREIDDARLAASGLDVTDDPDALRGATAFIVTVPTPITEDRRPDLTPLRKACETIGPRLQKGGLVVFESTVFPGATEDYCGPLLAQHSGLTQGEDFALGYSPERINPGDTVHRLETITKIIAAENDDALARMRAFYGAIVDVGLHEAPSIKVAEAAKVIENTQRDLNIALMNEIALIFDRMDIRTSDVLAAAGTKWNFLPFTPGLVGGHCIGVDPYYLTAAAERLDYRPEVILAGRRINDSMGEAVAQKTVKLLTKQNVSLCNARVGVLGLTFKEDVPDIRNSKVPDIIAELRDYGIEPMVADPLASLEETRREYGIALTPCADVRELDALILAVNHAEYIADPAALLARVKPGGVIVDVKSAIDRAVVPAQLVYWSL